A part of Gadus morhua chromosome 17, gadMor3.0, whole genome shotgun sequence genomic DNA contains:
- the per1b gene encoding period circadian protein homolog 1b isoform X2, with protein MSYDRSVPGPGLSTRGRGTRVPKKEEGEQEASGDPGPLSGGSVSIQEAGAEGGSSPPRGSSPGGSSDRRGPPTSDDNDGTSSGNDSGERENSSQGRQSTRSSHNSSNGKDSGMRLTESSKSTTSQSLSPPGGSLAYSLLSTSSEQDPPSTSGCSSDQSARLRTQKELMKALKELKIRLPVERKTKGHSSTLDALKYALNCVKQVRANQEYYHQWSVEEGHGCSLDLSSFTAEELDTITSEYTLRNTDTFSMAVSFLSGKVVYVSPQGASLLRCTPEDLQGTVFSELLAPQDVSTFYSHTAPCRLPPWASCTGSESAPPDAAQEKSMFCRVGVPRVGGGPLRYAPFRLSPYQLTLRPSEDSAPQPCCLLLAERVHSGYEAPRIPTDKRVFTTSHTPGCLFQEVDDRAVPLLGYLPQDLVGTPILLYIHPEDRPILVAIHKKILQCAGQPFDHAPLRMCARSGEYLTLDTSWSSFVNPWSRKVAFIVGRHKVRTSPLNEDVFTVLRGCEGRGATPDMAPLSEQIHRLLGRPVHGGGSRGSSVSQASRRSQPPRAPASSSSDSNDPPAQEGVAAATALAIATALAATAAATHKPMTFQQMCKDVHQVKSSGQQVFIESRHRPAARKPASAGALSSFRALSGHSAAASGTHLPSRALVPTLTPKESPTAYSYQQINCLDSIIRYLESCNIPNTLKRKSGSSSSASDEDQPHDAKYIVMEEAPPPATLAPPTSTLTAASMTPPPPAWAPVEWTGRRAGPGRAGLTREVLSLHTQQEETAFLHRFKDLSKLRVLDPTASSTVHCHPTALSRGLRCSRDHLADGSGGHRRGRGGKRLRQQEDHLSSVNPGVCLQPPSANASSWPPSAGSQASLPVGPFPPGMLPLYPLYPPQPVAPQAQMVPPMVALVLPNYLFPQMAPGPAVANPGHFYNPSFNPYHHAASMPLPLPLPLPHPLPLPLLGPRAPSLSSPPPTPVDHGGPESPLFQSRCSSPLNLLQLEESPSNRLEVATATAASQQQQAAPSSVQGGGPPGQSSANERRSDESKETESGQTDDQDNMSTSSQLLDLLLQEDSRSGSGSASGSSGSRSGSGSRGHSSSGTSGTRSSHTSKYFGSIDSSENDHARKRPVGGSSSGEEQFIKCVLQDPIWLLMATTDDKVMMTYQLPSRDMEAVLRSDREALRALQKSQPRFSEEQKRELSQVHPWIRTGRLPRAINTSACVGCRSPPPAPYDSELQQEGPAQEEDDEERQTKKRCRGGDQDMTTETQEVTSGAGGEGRPGAVEAAMTH; from the exons ATGAGCTACGACCGCTCCGTACCGGGCCCCGGCCTCAGCACCAGGGGCCGCGGCACCAGGGTCCCCAAGAAGGAGGAGGGCGAGCAGGAAGCCTCGGGGGACCCGGGGCCCCTGAGCGGCGGCTCGGTCAGCATCCAGGAGGCAGGGGCAGAGggaggctcctcccccccccggggctCCTCCCCCGGGGGCTCCAGCGACCGGAGGGGCCCCCCCACCTCCGACGACAACGACGGCACGTCGAGCGGCAACGACTCCGGGGAGCGGGAGAACAGCTCGCAGGGCCGGCAGTCCACCCGGAGCTCCCACAACTCGTCCAATGGGAAGGACTCTGGCATGAGGCTGACCGAGAGCAgcaagag caccacctcccaGAGCCTGTCCCCGCCCGGCGGCTCTCTGGCCTACAGCCTGCTCTCCACCAGCTCGGAGCAGGACCCCCCCTCCACGTCGGGCTGCAGCAGCGACCAGTCGGCGCGGCTGCGCACCCAGAAGGAGCTCATGAAGGCCCTGAAGGAGCTCAAGATCCGGCTGCCCGTAGAGCGCAAGACCAAGGGCCACTCCAGCACCCTGGACGCCCTCAAGTACGCCCTCAACTGCGTCAAACAAGTCCGAG CCAACCAGGAGTACTACCACCAGTGGAGCGTGGAGGAGGGCCACGGCTGCAGCCTGGACCTGTCCTCCTTCACCGCCGAGGAGCTGGACACCATCACCTCGGAGTACACCCTGAGGAACACG GACACCTTCTCCATGGCCGTGTCCTTCCTGTCGGGCAAGGTGGTGTACGTCTCGCCCCAGGGCGCCTCGCTGCTCCGCTGCACGCCCGAGGACCTCCAGGGCACGGTGTTCTCAGAGCTCCTGGCCCCGCAGGACGTCAGCACCTTCTACAGCCACACGGCACCCTGCCGCCTGCCCCCCTGGGCGTCCTGCACGGGCTCCG AGTCGGCGCCGCCCGACGCCGCCCAGGAGAAGTCCATGTTCTGCCGCGTCGGCGTGCCGCGGGTGGGCGGCGGCCCGCTGCGCTACGCCCCGTTCCGCCTCTCGCCGTACCAGCTGACCCTGCGGCCCTCGGAGGACTCCGCGCCCCAgccctgctgcctgctgctggcGGAGCGCGTGCACTCGGGATACGAAG cccctcgCATCCCGACGGACAAGCGGGTCTTCACCACCAGCCACACGCCGGGGTGCCTCTTCCAGGAGGTGGACGACAG ggcggtgccgttgctaggatacctcccCCAGGACCTGGTGGGGACCCCAATCCTCCTCTACATCCACCCTGAGGACCGACCCATCCTGGTGGCCATCCACAAGAAGA TCCTGCAGTGTGCCGGGCAGCCTTtcgaccacgcccccctgagGATGTGCGCCCGCAGCGGCGAGTACCTGACCCTGGACACCAGCTGGTCGTCCTTCGTCAACCCCTGGAGCCGCAAGGTGGCCTTCATCGTGGGCCGCCACAAAGTGCGCAC GAGCCCGCTCAACGAGGACGTGTTCACCGTGCTGCGCGGCTGCGAGGGCCGCGGCGCCACGCCCGACATGGCGCCGCTTAGCGAGCAGATCCACCGGCTGCTGGGGCGGCCCGTGCACGGCGGGGGGTCCCGGGGCTCCAGCGTGTCCCAGGCCTCCCGCCGCTCGCAGCCCCCGCGGgccccggcctcctcctccagcgacAGCAACGACCCCCCGGCGCAGGAGGGCgtggccgccgccaccgccctgGCCATCGCCACGGCGctcgccgccaccgccgccgccacacacAAGCCC ATGACCTTCCAGCAGATGTGCAAGGACGTGCACCAGGTGAAGAGCAGCGGGCAGCAGGTGTTTATCGAGTCGCGCCACCGCCCGGCCGCCAGGAAGCCCGCCAGCGCAG GCGCACTCAGCAGCTTCAGAGCGCTCAGTGGCCACTCGGCCGCTGCGTCCGGCACACACCTGCCCAGCAGAGCCCTGGTCCCCACGCTAACGCCCAAAGAGTCGCCCACCGCCTACTCCTACCAGCAGATCAACTGCCTGGACAGCAtcataag GTATCTGGAAAGCTGCAACATTCCCAACACCTTGAAGAGGAAGTctggctcctcttcctccgcctctGATGAGGACCAACCCCATGACGCCAAAT ATATCGTCATGGaggaggcccctccccctgccacactggctcctcccacatcaaCCTTGACGGCCGCCTCtatgaccccccctcccccggcgtGGGCCCCGGTGGAGTGGACCGGGcggcgggccgggccgggccgcGCGGGCCTGACCCGGGAGGTTCTGTCGCTGCACACGCAGCAGGAGGAGACGGCCTTCCTCCACCGCTTCAAGGACCTCAGCAAGCTGAGGGTGTTGGACCCCACCGCCTCGTCCACCGTGCACTGCCACCCCACCGCGCTGTCCcgag gGCTCCGCTGTTCCCGGGACCACCTCGCCGACGGCAGCGGGGGCCACCGCCGCGGCCGGGGGGGCAAGCGCCTCAGGCAGCAGGAGGACCACCTCAGCTCGGTGAACCCGGGGGTCTGCCTGCAGCCCCCCTCCGCCAAcgcctcctcctggcccccctCAGCGGGCTCCCAGGCCAGCCTCCCGGTCGGGCCCTTCCCTCCCGGCATGCTGCCCCTCTACCCCCTGTACCCGCCCCAGCCCGTGGCCCCCCAGGCCCAGATGGTGCCCCCCATGGTGGCCCTGGTCCTGCCCAACTACCTGTTCCCCCAgatggccccgggccccgccgTGGCCAACCCGGGACACTTCTACAACCCCAGCTTCAACCCCTACCACCACGCCGCCtccatgcccctccccctgcccctgcccctcccccaccccctccccctgcccctgctggggccccgggccccgtcCCTCAGCAGCCCGCCGCCCACCCCGGTGGACCACGGGGGCCCAGAGTCGCCGCTGTTCCAGTCGCGCTGCTCCTCGCCGctcaacctgctgcagctggaggagtctcctagcaacCGGCTTGAGGTCGCCACGGCGACGGCCgcctcccagcagcagcaggccgcaCCCTCCTCGGTGCAGGGGGGCGGGCCCCCGGGGCAGAGCTCGGCCAATGAGAGACGCTCTGACGAGtccaaagagacagagagc GGCCAGACCGACGACCAGGACAACATGTCCACCTCCAGCCAGCTGCTGGACCTGCTGCTGCAGGAGGACTCCCGCTCGGGCAGCGGCTCGGCCTCGGGCTCCTCGGGGTCGCGCTCCGGCTCCGGCTCCCGGGGCCACAGCTCCTCAGGGACCAGCGGCACCC GGAGCAGCCACACCAGCAAGTACTTCGGCAGCATCGACTCGTCGGAGAACGACCACGCCCGCAAGCGGCCGGtcgggggcagcagcagcggcgagGAGCAGTTCATCAAGTGCGTGCTGCAGGACCCCATCTGGCTGCTCATGGCCACCACCGACGACAAGGTCATGATGACCTACCAGCTGCCCTCCAG GGACATGGAGGCTGTGCTGCGGTCGGACCGCGAGGCGCTCAGGGCCCTGCAGAAGAGCCAGCCGCGCTTCAGCGAGGAGCAGAAGAGGGAGCTGAGCCAGGTGCACCCCTGGATACGCACGGGACGGCTGCCCCGAGCCATCAATACCTCC gcgtGCGTGGGGtgcaggtccccccccccggccccctacGACTCAGAGCTCCAGCAGGAGGGCCCCGcccaggaggaggacgacgaagaGCGCCAGACGAAAAAACGCTGCCGGGGCGGCGACCAGGACATGACGACGGAGACGCAGGAAGTGACCTCAGGGGCcggtggggaggggaggccgGGGGCCGTCGAGGCGGCCATGACGCACTGA
- the per1b gene encoding period circadian protein homolog 1b isoform X1, which produces MSYDRSVPGPGLSTRGRGTRVPKKEEGEQEASGDPGPLSGGSVSIQEAGAEGGSSPPRGSSPGGSSDRRGPPTSDDNDGTSSGNDSGERENSSQGRQSTRSSHNSSNGKDSGMRLTESSKSTTSQSLSPPGGSLAYSLLSTSSEQDPPSTSGCSSDQSARLRTQKELMKALKELKIRLPVERKTKGHSSTLDALKYALNCVKQVRANQEYYHQWSVEEGHGCSLDLSSFTAEELDTITSEYTLRNTDTFSMAVSFLSGKVVYVSPQGASLLRCTPEDLQGTVFSELLAPQDVSTFYSHTAPCRLPPWASCTGSESAPPDAAQEKSMFCRVGVPRVGGGPLRYAPFRLSPYQLTLRPSEDSAPQPCCLLLAERVHSGYEAPRIPTDKRVFTTSHTPGCLFQEVDDRAVPLLGYLPQDLVGTPILLYIHPEDRPILVAIHKKILQCAGQPFDHAPLRMCARSGEYLTLDTSWSSFVNPWSRKVAFIVGRHKVRTSPLNEDVFTVLRGCEGRGATPDMAPLSEQIHRLLGRPVHGGGSRGSSVSQASRRSQPPRAPASSSSDSNDPPAQEGVAAATALAIATALAATAAATHKPMTFQQMCKDVHQVKSSGQQVFIESRHRPAARKPASAGALSSFRALSGHSAAASGTHLPSRALVPTLTPKESPTAYSYQQINCLDSIIRYLESCNIPNTLKRKSGSSSSASDEDQPHDAKCASVGLLGAPSPLPPLASASKAQSVASVTSQCSFSSTIVHVGDKKPPESDIVMEEAPPPATLAPPTSTLTAASMTPPPPAWAPVEWTGRRAGPGRAGLTREVLSLHTQQEETAFLHRFKDLSKLRVLDPTASSTVHCHPTALSRGLRCSRDHLADGSGGHRRGRGGKRLRQQEDHLSSVNPGVCLQPPSANASSWPPSAGSQASLPVGPFPPGMLPLYPLYPPQPVAPQAQMVPPMVALVLPNYLFPQMAPGPAVANPGHFYNPSFNPYHHAASMPLPLPLPLPHPLPLPLLGPRAPSLSSPPPTPVDHGGPESPLFQSRCSSPLNLLQLEESPSNRLEVATATAASQQQQAAPSSVQGGGPPGQSSANERRSDESKETESGQTDDQDNMSTSSQLLDLLLQEDSRSGSGSASGSSGSRSGSGSRGHSSSGTSGTRSSHTSKYFGSIDSSENDHARKRPVGGSSSGEEQFIKCVLQDPIWLLMATTDDKVMMTYQLPSRDMEAVLRSDREALRALQKSQPRFSEEQKRELSQVHPWIRTGRLPRAINTSACVGCRSPPPAPYDSELQQEGPAQEEDDEERQTKKRCRGGDQDMTTETQEVTSGAGGEGRPGAVEAAMTH; this is translated from the exons ATGAGCTACGACCGCTCCGTACCGGGCCCCGGCCTCAGCACCAGGGGCCGCGGCACCAGGGTCCCCAAGAAGGAGGAGGGCGAGCAGGAAGCCTCGGGGGACCCGGGGCCCCTGAGCGGCGGCTCGGTCAGCATCCAGGAGGCAGGGGCAGAGggaggctcctcccccccccggggctCCTCCCCCGGGGGCTCCAGCGACCGGAGGGGCCCCCCCACCTCCGACGACAACGACGGCACGTCGAGCGGCAACGACTCCGGGGAGCGGGAGAACAGCTCGCAGGGCCGGCAGTCCACCCGGAGCTCCCACAACTCGTCCAATGGGAAGGACTCTGGCATGAGGCTGACCGAGAGCAgcaagag caccacctcccaGAGCCTGTCCCCGCCCGGCGGCTCTCTGGCCTACAGCCTGCTCTCCACCAGCTCGGAGCAGGACCCCCCCTCCACGTCGGGCTGCAGCAGCGACCAGTCGGCGCGGCTGCGCACCCAGAAGGAGCTCATGAAGGCCCTGAAGGAGCTCAAGATCCGGCTGCCCGTAGAGCGCAAGACCAAGGGCCACTCCAGCACCCTGGACGCCCTCAAGTACGCCCTCAACTGCGTCAAACAAGTCCGAG CCAACCAGGAGTACTACCACCAGTGGAGCGTGGAGGAGGGCCACGGCTGCAGCCTGGACCTGTCCTCCTTCACCGCCGAGGAGCTGGACACCATCACCTCGGAGTACACCCTGAGGAACACG GACACCTTCTCCATGGCCGTGTCCTTCCTGTCGGGCAAGGTGGTGTACGTCTCGCCCCAGGGCGCCTCGCTGCTCCGCTGCACGCCCGAGGACCTCCAGGGCACGGTGTTCTCAGAGCTCCTGGCCCCGCAGGACGTCAGCACCTTCTACAGCCACACGGCACCCTGCCGCCTGCCCCCCTGGGCGTCCTGCACGGGCTCCG AGTCGGCGCCGCCCGACGCCGCCCAGGAGAAGTCCATGTTCTGCCGCGTCGGCGTGCCGCGGGTGGGCGGCGGCCCGCTGCGCTACGCCCCGTTCCGCCTCTCGCCGTACCAGCTGACCCTGCGGCCCTCGGAGGACTCCGCGCCCCAgccctgctgcctgctgctggcGGAGCGCGTGCACTCGGGATACGAAG cccctcgCATCCCGACGGACAAGCGGGTCTTCACCACCAGCCACACGCCGGGGTGCCTCTTCCAGGAGGTGGACGACAG ggcggtgccgttgctaggatacctcccCCAGGACCTGGTGGGGACCCCAATCCTCCTCTACATCCACCCTGAGGACCGACCCATCCTGGTGGCCATCCACAAGAAGA TCCTGCAGTGTGCCGGGCAGCCTTtcgaccacgcccccctgagGATGTGCGCCCGCAGCGGCGAGTACCTGACCCTGGACACCAGCTGGTCGTCCTTCGTCAACCCCTGGAGCCGCAAGGTGGCCTTCATCGTGGGCCGCCACAAAGTGCGCAC GAGCCCGCTCAACGAGGACGTGTTCACCGTGCTGCGCGGCTGCGAGGGCCGCGGCGCCACGCCCGACATGGCGCCGCTTAGCGAGCAGATCCACCGGCTGCTGGGGCGGCCCGTGCACGGCGGGGGGTCCCGGGGCTCCAGCGTGTCCCAGGCCTCCCGCCGCTCGCAGCCCCCGCGGgccccggcctcctcctccagcgacAGCAACGACCCCCCGGCGCAGGAGGGCgtggccgccgccaccgccctgGCCATCGCCACGGCGctcgccgccaccgccgccgccacacacAAGCCC ATGACCTTCCAGCAGATGTGCAAGGACGTGCACCAGGTGAAGAGCAGCGGGCAGCAGGTGTTTATCGAGTCGCGCCACCGCCCGGCCGCCAGGAAGCCCGCCAGCGCAG GCGCACTCAGCAGCTTCAGAGCGCTCAGTGGCCACTCGGCCGCTGCGTCCGGCACACACCTGCCCAGCAGAGCCCTGGTCCCCACGCTAACGCCCAAAGAGTCGCCCACCGCCTACTCCTACCAGCAGATCAACTGCCTGGACAGCAtcataag GTATCTGGAAAGCTGCAACATTCCCAACACCTTGAAGAGGAAGTctggctcctcttcctccgcctctGATGAGGACCAACCCCATGACGCCAAAT GTGCCTCAGTGGGCCTGCTGGGGgcgccctcccctctccctcctctggccTCGGCCAGCAAGGCCCAGAGTGTTGCCTCGGTTACGTCCCAGTGTAGCTTCAGCAGCACCATCGTCCACGTAGGAGACAAGAAGCCGCCGGAGTCAG ATATCGTCATGGaggaggcccctccccctgccacactggctcctcccacatcaaCCTTGACGGCCGCCTCtatgaccccccctcccccggcgtGGGCCCCGGTGGAGTGGACCGGGcggcgggccgggccgggccgcGCGGGCCTGACCCGGGAGGTTCTGTCGCTGCACACGCAGCAGGAGGAGACGGCCTTCCTCCACCGCTTCAAGGACCTCAGCAAGCTGAGGGTGTTGGACCCCACCGCCTCGTCCACCGTGCACTGCCACCCCACCGCGCTGTCCcgag gGCTCCGCTGTTCCCGGGACCACCTCGCCGACGGCAGCGGGGGCCACCGCCGCGGCCGGGGGGGCAAGCGCCTCAGGCAGCAGGAGGACCACCTCAGCTCGGTGAACCCGGGGGTCTGCCTGCAGCCCCCCTCCGCCAAcgcctcctcctggcccccctCAGCGGGCTCCCAGGCCAGCCTCCCGGTCGGGCCCTTCCCTCCCGGCATGCTGCCCCTCTACCCCCTGTACCCGCCCCAGCCCGTGGCCCCCCAGGCCCAGATGGTGCCCCCCATGGTGGCCCTGGTCCTGCCCAACTACCTGTTCCCCCAgatggccccgggccccgccgTGGCCAACCCGGGACACTTCTACAACCCCAGCTTCAACCCCTACCACCACGCCGCCtccatgcccctccccctgcccctgcccctcccccaccccctccccctgcccctgctggggccccgggccccgtcCCTCAGCAGCCCGCCGCCCACCCCGGTGGACCACGGGGGCCCAGAGTCGCCGCTGTTCCAGTCGCGCTGCTCCTCGCCGctcaacctgctgcagctggaggagtctcctagcaacCGGCTTGAGGTCGCCACGGCGACGGCCgcctcccagcagcagcaggccgcaCCCTCCTCGGTGCAGGGGGGCGGGCCCCCGGGGCAGAGCTCGGCCAATGAGAGACGCTCTGACGAGtccaaagagacagagagc GGCCAGACCGACGACCAGGACAACATGTCCACCTCCAGCCAGCTGCTGGACCTGCTGCTGCAGGAGGACTCCCGCTCGGGCAGCGGCTCGGCCTCGGGCTCCTCGGGGTCGCGCTCCGGCTCCGGCTCCCGGGGCCACAGCTCCTCAGGGACCAGCGGCACCC GGAGCAGCCACACCAGCAAGTACTTCGGCAGCATCGACTCGTCGGAGAACGACCACGCCCGCAAGCGGCCGGtcgggggcagcagcagcggcgagGAGCAGTTCATCAAGTGCGTGCTGCAGGACCCCATCTGGCTGCTCATGGCCACCACCGACGACAAGGTCATGATGACCTACCAGCTGCCCTCCAG GGACATGGAGGCTGTGCTGCGGTCGGACCGCGAGGCGCTCAGGGCCCTGCAGAAGAGCCAGCCGCGCTTCAGCGAGGAGCAGAAGAGGGAGCTGAGCCAGGTGCACCCCTGGATACGCACGGGACGGCTGCCCCGAGCCATCAATACCTCC gcgtGCGTGGGGtgcaggtccccccccccggccccctacGACTCAGAGCTCCAGCAGGAGGGCCCCGcccaggaggaggacgacgaagaGCGCCAGACGAAAAAACGCTGCCGGGGCGGCGACCAGGACATGACGACGGAGACGCAGGAAGTGACCTCAGGGGCcggtggggaggggaggccgGGGGCCGTCGAGGCGGCCATGACGCACTGA